The segment TCAGGAAAAGTAATAATCAGAAGTATTGAATTATTAGGAATGAAAAATATTACTGTACATTTGTTTAGGATTTAGAGAAAAAAATGTAATCCAAATCAGTTTTTTAACCAAAAACTGTCAAGTAATTTTAGGACGAGACAACCTATATTGTTTTGGGCTATGGTTCTCTTCGGATGGGCTATAGGCTCAATGATTTGCGGTTTCTTGATAAGACTTATCAGCAAATCAGAATCTACAAAATTACCTTTAATTGCTGGCACTATACTCACACTCACAGCAGTCATCAATTTTCTTTCATTTCCTCACCCGACTTGGTTTATCATCGTTGGATTAGTCATATTTATTCCTATGACTCTCTTAGGATTTAAGATAAGAGGGAAGCAAGTATAGGACTACTTCCTTTCCCACTTCATTACAAAATCGTTCATAAAATAGCCCTGTCCAATGTCAAAATCAGCGACATGATCTATTTTGAAACCGAGCTTGAAATAAAAGTTGATGGACTTGTAGTTACTTCGATTGACAGTAAGAGAAAAAGTTTTTACAGCAGGATAAATAGCAAGAAGTTCGCTAAAGGTTGTAGCTCCATGACCCTGACCCTGTATATCCTGATCGATATAAAATTTATGTATAAACATATCCTCTTGTCCACTCACAGATATGAA is part of the Chitinophagales bacterium genome and harbors:
- a CDS encoding GNAT family N-acetyltransferase; this translates as MIKLLPATSAEIPTIYQLAVKIWNHHYVPIVGQEQVDYMLAKIYSTEDLTRQMTESKHQFYLIEINGLIRGFISVSGQEDMFIHKFYIDQDIQGQGHGATTFSELLAIYPAVKTFSLTVNRSNYKSINFYFKLGFKIDHVADFDIGQGYFMNDFVMKWERK